In Sulfitobacter albidus, the following proteins share a genomic window:
- a CDS encoding CoxG family protein, giving the protein MKLSDQKTINADRETVYAALLNPEVLMACVPGCQEMSGSPEDGFEATVVQKVGPVKATFKGAVQLSEMNPPESITITGEGKGGAAGFAKGGADVRLEAEGDKTILHYDVEAKVGGKLAQLGSRIIDGFAKKMADQFFSNFQDAVGAPAPEEADEVVETETGETKKKGWFNKLVKG; this is encoded by the coding sequence ATGAAGCTTAGCGACCAGAAAACCATCAACGCCGACCGCGAGACCGTCTATGCCGCGCTGCTCAACCCCGAGGTGCTGATGGCCTGCGTGCCAGGCTGTCAGGAGATGTCAGGATCACCCGAGGATGGGTTCGAGGCGACGGTCGTGCAAAAGGTCGGCCCGGTCAAAGCGACATTCAAGGGCGCCGTGCAGCTGAGCGAGATGAACCCGCCCGAAAGCATCACCATCACCGGTGAGGGCAAGGGCGGTGCCGCGGGCTTCGCCAAGGGCGGTGCGGACGTGCGCCTTGAGGCGGAAGGCGACAAGACCATTCTGCACTACGATGTAGAGGCGAAAGTAGGCGGCAAGCTGGCCCAGCTGGGCAGCCGCATTATCGACGGCTTTGCCAAGAAAATGGCAGATCAATTCTTTTCCAACTTTCAGGACGCCGTGGGCGCGCCGGCCCCCGAAGAAGCCGACGAGGTGGTTGAAACGGAAACCGGTGAGACCAAGAAAAAAGGGTGGTTCAACAAGCTCGTCAAGGGCTAG
- a CDS encoding substrate-binding periplasmic protein, which translates to MGLSLAGQAHAADPCADYVPQERPQNTSRDIVGQELDQIIDQGHMLFAVYEDYPPYSWQEAGKPRGVDVDIARLIAEDIGVEARFNFVAAGENLDADLRNNIWKGALIGGRIANVMMRVPYDSAFKCRTEQVVFTGQYAAESIAIGYSTAAYPDEKPVPAYFRFDTVAVENDSIADFYLSAFPGGQLSGKMQRYPDMRGAMQALNDGTVKAVMGPLAQIEYGLTDATDVHSPPLPGFALSEWTLGVGISFLYRPLAYTVDDAIYAALQDGRISAIYESYGLTHQPPER; encoded by the coding sequence ATGGGTCTGTCCCTTGCGGGGCAGGCCCATGCGGCAGATCCCTGTGCCGATTACGTCCCGCAGGAGCGCCCGCAGAACACCAGCCGCGACATCGTCGGTCAGGAGCTCGACCAGATCATTGATCAGGGGCACATGCTCTTTGCCGTCTACGAAGACTATCCGCCCTACAGTTGGCAAGAGGCGGGCAAGCCGCGCGGCGTGGACGTCGACATCGCGCGCTTGATTGCAGAAGATATCGGCGTCGAGGCAAGGTTCAACTTTGTCGCCGCCGGCGAAAACCTTGACGCGGATCTGCGCAACAACATCTGGAAAGGGGCGTTGATCGGCGGACGCATCGCGAACGTGATGATGCGCGTGCCCTACGACAGCGCGTTCAAATGCCGGACGGAACAGGTCGTGTTCACGGGCCAATACGCCGCCGAAAGCATTGCGATCGGCTACAGCACCGCCGCCTACCCCGACGAGAAACCGGTGCCGGCCTACTTCCGCTTTGACACCGTCGCGGTCGAGAACGACTCGATCGCGGATTTCTATCTTTCCGCCTTCCCCGGCGGTCAGCTGAGCGGCAAGATGCAGCGATACCCCGACATGCGTGGCGCCATGCAGGCCCTGAACGATGGCACCGTCAAGGCCGTCATGGGTCCGCTTGCGCAAATCGAATACGGGCTGACCGACGCCACCGACGTGCACAGCCCGCCGCTGCCGGGCTTTGCATTAAGCGAATGGACGCTGGGGGTTGGCATCAGTTTTCTCTACCGTCCGCTTGCCTACACGGTCGACGACGCGATCTATGCTGCCTTGCAGGACGGGCGTATCTCGGCCATCTATGAAAGCTACGGGCTGACCCACCAGCCGCCCGAGCGCTGA
- the pedF gene encoding cytochrome c-550 PedF: MNKTLLTTAAGATLGLAIGTFAFAHGDVTPQAVDTTGLPALGDEWLIENPYRAAAVGDEVWQTAIEIGASGYNQNCARCHGLEVVSGGLAPDLRYLEAEEYGDEWYMERYIHGYTQNGTTKMPAFGELLGQEAAWAIRTYIETRPDTEAMDEVSDELKALRDQLDGYASDTAGADPDALKARLSEIAGGIETLSGAPVADSVAFRAANTIDGTPDGYKSAAEALTIGLSAAN, from the coding sequence ATGAACAAGACACTTCTCACCACCGCCGCAGGCGCCACCCTTGGCCTGGCGATCGGCACCTTTGCCTTTGCCCACGGCGATGTCACACCGCAGGCGGTCGATACGACCGGATTGCCCGCCCTAGGCGATGAGTGGCTGATCGAAAACCCCTATCGCGCTGCCGCCGTCGGCGACGAGGTCTGGCAAACCGCGATCGAAATCGGTGCCTCGGGCTACAACCAGAACTGCGCGCGCTGCCACGGGCTGGAGGTCGTCTCGGGCGGGCTGGCCCCCGATCTGCGCTATCTCGAGGCCGAAGAATACGGCGATGAATGGTATATGGAGCGCTACATCCACGGCTACACCCAGAACGGCACCACAAAGATGCCCGCCTTTGGCGAGCTTTTGGGACAGGAAGCCGCCTGGGCAATCCGGACCTATATCGAAACCCGTCCCGACACCGAGGCGATGGACGAGGTGTCGGACGAGTTGAAGGCGCTGCGCGACCAGCTTGACGGCTACGCCAGCGACACTGCGGGGGCCGACCCGGACGCGCTCAAGGCGCGGTTGAGCGAGATCGCCGGCGGGATCGAAACGCTCTCGGGCGCACCCGTCGCCGACAGCGTGGCGTTCCGCGCGGCAAATACCATCGACGGGACGCCAGACGGCTATAAATCCGCCGCCGAGGCCCTGACCATCGGCCTGTCTGCCGCGAATTGA
- a CDS encoding ABC transporter substrate-binding protein, which produces MLRAAICVIYLGFAGAGAAQITLEIAHLKVDQPQPPTLSNLDPVPEDRGLAGALTGLADNNTTGKFLGQTYTLHTERVGEGEDGVAAAATLLDTHRYLLIDAAPQVMLQIADLPEAEGAILFNISSGAGSLRDVECRANLLHTAASDAMRTDALAQVFVQKRWRDLVMITGTYPQDVAYAEAMRRSLAKFGLDLEAEKEWAFDADMRRNAAQEVPLFTQEFGDYDAMILADEVNDFGRYVLYNTWAARPVTGSEGLSAVGWSPVVEQWGAAQLQSRFTDAHGRDMTSDDYAAWAAVRTLGEAVTRTGADDPASLRDYIFSDAFELAGFKGRPLTYRAWNGQLRQPISVVHPRALVASAPLEGFLHRVNELDTLGLDAPESTCEAFE; this is translated from the coding sequence ATGTTGCGAGCCGCAATTTGCGTGATTTATCTTGGATTTGCGGGGGCTGGCGCCGCGCAGATCACGCTTGAGATCGCGCATCTCAAGGTCGATCAGCCGCAGCCGCCAACGCTCAGCAATCTGGACCCGGTGCCAGAGGATCGCGGCCTTGCCGGCGCATTGACGGGATTGGCCGACAACAACACGACCGGCAAGTTTCTGGGCCAGACCTATACGCTGCACACCGAGCGTGTGGGCGAGGGCGAGGATGGCGTGGCCGCTGCGGCGACGCTGCTGGACACACATCGCTACCTGCTCATCGACGCCGCCCCGCAGGTGATGTTGCAGATTGCCGATCTGCCGGAGGCGGAGGGCGCGATCCTATTCAACATCTCTTCTGGAGCGGGCAGCCTGCGGGATGTCGAATGCCGCGCGAACCTTTTGCACACCGCCGCGTCGGACGCGATGCGCACGGATGCGCTGGCGCAGGTATTCGTGCAAAAGCGCTGGCGCGATCTGGTGATGATCACCGGCACCTACCCGCAGGATGTGGCCTACGCCGAGGCGATGCGGCGCTCTCTGGCGAAATTCGGACTGGATCTGGAGGCGGAAAAGGAATGGGCGTTCGATGCCGACATGCGCCGCAACGCCGCGCAGGAGGTGCCGCTGTTCACGCAGGAATTCGGCGATTACGACGCGATGATCCTCGCCGATGAGGTCAATGATTTTGGACGCTATGTTCTCTACAATACATGGGCCGCACGCCCGGTTACGGGGTCCGAAGGGCTCAGCGCCGTGGGATGGAGCCCGGTTGTCGAGCAATGGGGCGCCGCGCAGTTGCAAAGCCGCTTTACCGACGCCCACGGGCGCGACATGACCTCCGATGACTACGCCGCCTGGGCCGCCGTGCGCACGCTGGGCGAGGCGGTGACGCGCACCGGCGCCGATGATCCGGCAAGCCTGCGCGATTACATCTTTTCCGACGCGTTCGAGCTGGCGGGCTTCAAGGGCCGCCCGCTCACCTACCGCGCGTGGAACGGCCAGCTGCGTCAGCCGATTTCGGTCGTGCACCCGCGCGCGCTGGTCGCCTCCGCCCCGTTGGAGGGGTTTTTGCACCGCGTCAACGAACTTGACACCCTGGGGCTGGACGCGCCCGAAAGCACCTGTGAGGCCTTTGAATGA
- a CDS encoding YVTN family beta-propeller repeat protein — MKHLLIAALLSAPALAAADEIWVTNEKDDSVSVIDVETLEVVATYPTGERPRGITFSKDYSVLYICASDSDAVQVMDPATGKILHDLPSGEDPEQFVLHPDDRHLYIANEDDAITTVVDTQTRKVVAQIDVGVEPEGMAVSPDGKIAITTSETTNMAHWIDTETQALFANTLVDSRPRHAEFIKDGAEMWVSSEIGGTITVFDTATQTEKGKISFEVQGVHPDRVQPVGFEFTAGDTHAFVALGPSNHVAVVNTDTLEVEEYILVGRRVWHMDFNADRSLLFTTNGVSGDVTVIDVAKREAIKSIKVGRFPWGAAFRPTN; from the coding sequence ATGAAACACCTTCTGATTGCTGCCCTGCTCAGCGCGCCTGCATTGGCCGCCGCGGATGAAATCTGGGTGACCAACGAAAAAGACGACAGCGTCAGCGTCATCGACGTCGAAACGCTGGAGGTCGTGGCGACCTATCCCACCGGAGAGCGCCCGCGCGGCATCACGTTTTCAAAGGATTATTCGGTCCTCTACATCTGCGCGTCCGACAGCGATGCCGTGCAGGTGATGGACCCTGCGACGGGCAAGATCCTGCACGATCTGCCCTCCGGCGAGGACCCCGAGCAATTCGTGCTGCACCCCGACGACCGTCACCTCTATATCGCCAATGAGGACGATGCGATCACCACCGTGGTCGACACGCAGACCCGCAAGGTGGTGGCGCAGATCGACGTGGGCGTGGAGCCCGAGGGCATGGCCGTCTCCCCCGATGGCAAGATCGCGATCACCACCTCCGAGACGACGAATATGGCCCACTGGATCGACACGGAAACGCAAGCGCTGTTTGCCAATACGCTGGTCGACAGCCGCCCGCGCCACGCCGAATTCATCAAGGACGGCGCGGAGATGTGGGTGAGCTCGGAAATCGGCGGCACGATCACCGTGTTCGACACCGCCACCCAGACCGAGAAGGGCAAGATCAGCTTTGAGGTGCAGGGCGTGCACCCAGACCGGGTGCAGCCCGTCGGATTTGAATTCACCGCCGGTGATACCCACGCCTTTGTGGCGCTTGGCCCCTCGAACCACGTGGCGGTCGTCAACACCGATACGCTGGAGGTCGAGGAGTATATCCTCGTCGGGCGCCGTGTCTGGCACATGGATTTCAACGCCGACCGCTCGCTGCTGTTCACCACGAACGGGGTTTCCGGCGATGTGACCGTGATAGACGTGGCCAAGCGCGAGGCCATCAAATCCATCAAGGTGGGCCGCTTCCCCTGGGGTGCCGCCTTCCGCCCTACCAACTGA
- a CDS encoding ABC transporter ATP-binding protein: MSGLRVEGLSFSYGDKQALDGVGFTVDPGSFCALLGPNGAGKSTLFALLTRLLTARDGLIEIAGHRLDKSPRAALARLGIVFQQSTLDLDLTVRQNLKYFAALHGIAGRDAARRIDAALERLDMAPRADERARTLNGGHRRRTEIARALLHDPKVLLLDEATVGLDAAARASITGHVHALCDEGISVLWATHLTDEVRSADRLVMLHRARVIADGTAGDIAGDVPLQQRFLDMTGQAA; the protein is encoded by the coding sequence ATGAGCGGTCTGCGTGTCGAAGGGCTATCGTTTTCCTACGGGGACAAACAGGCGTTGGACGGGGTCGGCTTTACGGTCGACCCCGGTTCCTTTTGTGCCCTATTGGGGCCGAACGGAGCCGGGAAATCCACGCTCTTTGCGCTGCTGACCCGATTGCTGACCGCGCGTGACGGGCTGATCGAGATCGCGGGCCACAGGCTGGACAAAAGCCCCCGCGCCGCACTCGCGCGACTGGGCATCGTGTTTCAGCAAAGCACGCTGGATCTGGATCTGACCGTGCGCCAGAACCTGAAATATTTTGCCGCGCTGCACGGGATTGCCGGGCGCGATGCGGCGCGGCGCATCGATGCGGCCCTTGAGCGGCTCGACATGGCGCCGCGCGCGGATGAACGCGCCCGCACGCTCAACGGCGGCCACCGGCGGCGCACGGAGATTGCGCGCGCGCTGCTGCATGACCCCAAGGTTCTGCTGCTCGATGAGGCGACGGTGGGTCTGGATGCCGCCGCCCGCGCGTCGATCACGGGCCATGTGCACGCGCTGTGCGACGAGGGGATCAGCGTGCTGTGGGCCACGCATCTGACGGATGAGGTGCGCAGCGCTGACCGTCTGGTCATGCTGCACCGTGCCCGTGTGATCGCCGACGGCACCGCCGGAGACATCGCGGGCGACGTGCCCCTGCAACAGCGTTTCCTCGACATGACGGGGCAGGCGGCGTGA
- a CDS encoding ABC transporter permease, which translates to MSAHVIALRAIVAREALRFIHQRERFIAALVRPLVWLLVFAAGFRAALGVSIIPPYQTYITYETYIVPGLCGMILLFNGMQSSLSLVYDREMGSMKLLLTSPLPRWWLLFAKLAGSTAISILQVYAFLAIAYAFGVRAPALGYVTLLPALVVTGLMLGALGLVLSSFIKQLENFAGVMNFVIFPMFFLSSALYPLWKMAESSELLYTICALNPFTHGVELIRFALYGQFNGAALVWTLVAAGVFTAGAVWGYDPARGARRKG; encoded by the coding sequence GTGAGCGCGCATGTGATCGCCCTGCGTGCCATAGTCGCACGTGAAGCGCTGCGGTTTATCCACCAGCGTGAACGGTTCATCGCGGCACTGGTCCGCCCGCTGGTGTGGTTGCTGGTTTTTGCGGCCGGGTTCCGGGCGGCGCTGGGCGTCAGCATCATCCCTCCCTACCAAACCTATATCACCTACGAGACCTACATCGTGCCCGGCCTGTGCGGCATGATCCTGCTGTTCAACGGGATGCAAAGCTCGCTCAGCCTCGTCTACGACCGCGAGATGGGGTCGATGAAGCTGCTGCTGACCTCGCCCCTGCCGCGCTGGTGGCTGCTGTTTGCCAAGCTCGCAGGGTCGACAGCGATTTCGATCCTTCAGGTCTATGCGTTTCTGGCCATTGCCTACGCGTTCGGCGTGCGCGCGCCCGCGCTGGGGTATGTCACGCTTTTGCCCGCGCTCGTTGTCACCGGGCTGATGCTGGGCGCACTCGGGCTGGTGCTGTCGAGCTTTATCAAGCAGTTGGAGAATTTCGCCGGGGTGATGAATTTTGTCATCTTCCCGATGTTTTTTCTGTCCTCGGCGCTCTATCCGCTGTGGAAAATGGCCGAGAGCTCTGAGCTGCTTTACACAATCTGCGCGCTCAACCCGTTTACCCACGGGGTCGAGCTGATCCGCTTTGCCCTCTACGGTCAGTTCAATGGCGCGGCACTTGTCTGGACGCTGGTGGCGGCGGGGGTGTTCACGGCCGGGGCTGTCTGGGGGTACGATCCGGCGCGCGGGGCACGGCGAAAGGGCTAG
- a CDS encoding ABC transporter ATP-binding protein → MTTTLTINSLNRAGRMLLADISLTIAAGETVALTGPSGIGKTTLLRCLAGLETDFDGTRRVPGPISAVFQEPALLSWRNLRDNITVPTRVDVSTAEAALSEVGLAGRGADFPGQLSLGQRRRVALARAFARPPALLLLDEPFVSLDPATAEEMMALFTGLRDRHRPATLLVTHEPREARALADRVLTLEGDPAVLKG, encoded by the coding sequence ATGACCACCACCTTGACGATCAACAGCCTCAACCGCGCGGGGCGCATGCTTTTGGCTGATATTTCCCTCACCATCGCCGCCGGGGAAACGGTCGCGCTCACCGGACCATCGGGGATCGGCAAGACCACGCTTCTGCGCTGTCTCGCTGGGCTTGAGACCGACTTCGACGGCACCCGCCGCGTGCCCGGACCGATCAGCGCCGTGTTTCAGGAGCCTGCCCTCTTGTCCTGGCGCAACCTGCGCGACAACATCACGGTGCCCACCCGGGTCGATGTCTCCACCGCCGAGGCGGCATTGTCGGAAGTTGGTCTGGCAGGCCGGGGTGCCGATTTCCCCGGGCAATTGTCGCTGGGTCAGCGTCGGCGCGTGGCGCTGGCACGGGCTTTCGCCCGCCCGCCCGCGCTTTTGCTGCTGGATGAGCCTTTCGTCTCCCTCGATCCGGCAACGGCGGAGGAGATGATGGCGCTCTTTACCGGCCTGCGCGACCGACACCGTCCCGCCACGTTGCTGGTGACGCACGAACCGCGCGAGGCGCGGGCCCTCGCCGATCGGGTCCTGACCCTTGAAGGCGATCCGGCTGTTCTGAAAGGCTAG
- a CDS encoding ABC transporter substrate-binding protein — protein sequence MRALLICALLWALPAAAELPVLRIAVLKVGTVNWELDSIAHHGDDTANGFRLEVRGTAGSAASMVAFQGGAVDAVVSDWIWVARQRAAGRDYVFIPYSRAVGAILVPADSPAQSLADLDGARIGIAGGALDKSWLILRAYAQRRHGIDLARRTTQVFAAPPLVFKAALDGEFGAAVNYWHFNAKMEAAGMRKLVDVGEAAAALGLDPATPLLGYVLRGEMLRERPALAHGLMRASRAAKDRLARDDAEWDRLRPLMRAGDDATYRFLRDGFRAGIPEHGPVDEAAADRMFRLMAELGGAALTGSATRLPDGVFAAPPPPKDP from the coding sequence ATGAGGGCGCTGCTGATCTGTGCGCTGCTCTGGGCGCTGCCCGCCGCGGCGGAGCTGCCGGTGCTGCGCATTGCCGTGCTCAAGGTCGGGACGGTCAATTGGGAGCTCGACAGCATCGCGCACCACGGCGACGACACCGCCAACGGTTTTCGCCTCGAGGTGCGTGGGACCGCAGGCAGCGCTGCCAGCATGGTGGCGTTTCAGGGCGGCGCGGTCGATGCGGTTGTGAGTGACTGGATCTGGGTGGCGCGCCAGCGCGCGGCGGGGCGCGACTATGTCTTTATCCCCTACTCCCGCGCGGTGGGCGCGATACTGGTGCCCGCTGACAGCCCCGCGCAAAGCCTTGCCGATCTTGACGGCGCGCGCATTGGCATCGCGGGTGGGGCGCTCGACAAAAGCTGGCTGATCCTGCGCGCCTACGCCCAGCGCCGCCACGGTATCGATCTGGCGCGCCGCACGACGCAAGTGTTTGCGGCCCCCCCGCTGGTATTCAAGGCCGCGCTCGACGGGGAGTTTGGCGCGGCCGTCAACTACTGGCATTTCAACGCCAAGATGGAAGCGGCCGGGATGCGTAAGCTGGTCGATGTGGGCGAGGCCGCCGCAGCCCTTGGTCTTGATCCTGCAACGCCCCTTCTGGGCTATGTCCTGCGCGGCGAGATGCTGCGCGAGCGTCCCGCGCTGGCCCACGGCCTGATGCGCGCCAGCCGTGCGGCCAAGGACCGGCTGGCGCGAGACGATGCCGAATGGGACCGCCTACGCCCCCTCATGCGGGCGGGCGATGATGCAACATACCGCTTCTTGCGGGACGGGTTCCGCGCGGGTATCCCGGAGCACGGCCCCGTTGACGAAGCCGCCGCCGACCGGATGTTCCGCCTGATGGCAGAACTGGGCGGCGCTGCGTTGACAGGGTCCGCGACGCGCCTGCCCGACGGCGTTTTTGCCGCGCCGCCACCGCCGAAAGATCCGTGA